The genomic DNA GAACGCGGCGGGGATTTGGAAGTCGTGGGCATTGCCCGCCGCATCCCCGACAAGCAGCAGCCGCCCTACAACGACGTCGAGTGGCACAGCATCGACATTGGCGACCGGGGGAACACGGCCGCCCTGACCGAAGCACTAAACGGTGCCGATGCAGTAATCCACCTGGCCTGGCTGATCCAGCCCAACCGCGACGAGGCCGAGCTGCACCGGGTCAACGTCGGGGGAACGGAAAACGCCCTCGCCGCAGCTGCCTCAGCCGGGGTACGCCAGTTTGTCTGCGCCTCCTCGGTGGGTGCCTACAGTCCCGCCCCCAAGGACCGGCTTACTGACGAGTCCTGGCCGGCCCGCGGCATTGCCAGCTCGCACTACAGCAGGCACAAGGGTGAACAGGAGGCCCTGCTGGACCGGTTTGAAACGGAGTATCCGGAGATTCCCGTGGCCCGCCTGCGGCCCGGGCTGATCTTCTCCTCGGATGCCGGCAGCGAAATCGGCGATTACTTCCTTGGCCGCCTGGTCCCGAAGTTCTTCCTGAACAGGCTTTCACTGCCGCTGATACCGCTGCCCTCCTCCTTTATCTTCCAGGCCGTGCATGCCGACGATATTGCCGATGCGTACTGGCGGGTGGTGGACCGGCGGGCCGAGGGAGCGTTTAACATTGCCGCGGATCCGATCATCACACCGGACCTGCTCGCCGGCGTGCTCGGTG from Arthrobacter zhangbolii includes the following:
- a CDS encoding NAD-dependent epimerase/dehydratase family protein; its protein translation is MRVAVIGATGNVGTAVLRRLADARRERGGDLEVVGIARRIPDKQQPPYNDVEWHSIDIGDRGNTAALTEALNGADAVIHLAWLIQPNRDEAELHRVNVGGTENALAAAASAGVRQFVCASSVGAYSPAPKDRLTDESWPARGIASSHYSRHKGEQEALLDRFETEYPEIPVARLRPGLIFSSDAGSEIGDYFLGRLVPKFFLNRLSLPLIPLPSSFIFQAVHADDIADAYWRVVDRRAEGAFNIAADPIITPDLLAGVLGAKRILDVPVKFIRAVVGLTWAAGLQATDPGWVDMAAGAPVMDTSRAREVLGWEPRRTSLESLQFVLNGMSGGDGVAGSPLLAPRNRQR